The Oceaniferula marina sequence GTCGATTTTGTAAGTCGCTAGTCAGCTCGAAGGTTGATGCTTTTTGCGATATTGATATGGTGTTATATTTTCGTAACTTTTAAAAAAGCGGCGGAAATTATTGTCACTAGAAAAGCCAAGCACCTCGGCGACTTTCCATGTCTCAAGCCGAGTCTCCAGTAACAACCGCAAAGCATGATCACGCCTCAGGTCATCGTAAATTTTTTGAAATGTAAGCCCTTTCTTTTTCAATTTTCTGAATAGTGTTGCCCTGCTCATACTAAGCGCAGAGGCGACCGATTCCGCCGATATTTCCTTGGATCCAATTCGATTGACCAGAATTCCTTTTACGGTTTGCTCCAAATCCTCGGTACTAGGTCGCTGTTGAATTTGTTGGTCAGCACTTTTACGGATCAGTTCCAACACTTGAGGATCACGTTGGCGAAATGGTCGCTGATAAATTTCTAAATCATTATAGAGCACGGAGCTCGGCATGCCTAGGGTCAACTTTTTCGTTCCATAATGATGCCAATAGAGGTCTTTATCCACCTGCTTACGCATGGTATCATGTTTGATGACCTGTAGCGGCTTTCCACTAAGCCGAATCAAGCTGGCATTATAAAATAACAATACAAAATCGGCAAAATGGACCTTTCCTTGATGCTGGCTGTGTACTTGAACGCCCACTTCAAAGAAGCCCCGCTGTTCACCTTGAGTCAGCGTAAAGCCGCCCATTTTATAAAGCTGGTTATACTTCTCATAATGCTGCTCAAATTCTCTCATGTTCTCAGACAGAGCCATCACACTGCCATATAAATTGGGGTAAAAATAGAAGGCTTCAGCATCAAAATACCGCATCACAAAAAAAGGATCATCTAGTAAATCGGCCACTCGTAGGAAAATATCCAGTATTTTCACCTGGGGGATAAACTCGCTCGGGCCTTTATCTCGAAGTCCGATCCCAGCCCATTGGTAGCAATCATCCCAATTCACGGGTGCCGATCGCAATAAAGTGCGAATCATATGAAGCACTTGGCGGTCAATATGCTCTGCTTGCAATACGTTAGACATGGGATATTATAAGTCTGTGTTCATCCTTGATGGGGTCACATGAAAACTAGCTCAATTCACCTGATCAGGCCAGCTCCAATGAGACGATATGAATGAAAATTGAGACGATGGCATCGCTTACGACTTCTTTTATGAGATAGCTTGAACTCGTCAACGGAAGCACAAGGCCCCCAGTGACATCATATAACAACCAACATAACGAACAATGCAACTCAACCAAACACCCCATAACAAAGTTACGAAATGCCAAAAGGTTTTCCTTATCGCTGCTGCAGTCGGTCTTACTCCAATTGCTTTATCCTATGGAGTTAATCCGAGCACTTCTCTATCCGCTATGTTTGATCTTACAATAGAGTCGACCAACGGAACACATATCTTCCGTGCTGTCATGGGGCTTTACCTTGCCATGGTTACATTCTGGCTCATGGGAGCTAAAAATGATCATTTTACTCGTCCCGCATTATTAAGTTTGATTGTATTCATGCTGGGTCTGGCTGGAGGAAGGGTTCTCAGTCTAGCTCTGGATGGACCAGGGCATTGGTTACTTACTGGCTATATGCTAACTGAGCTGGCTTTCGGCTTTATCGGTATCAAGCTCCTTCAACAAAATGGCAAATGCGGTTTAAAAACAACGCAACCAAACAGCTAACTATACCTGACAAATTTCAAGTTGAAGCTCAGAAGCCCTGTCGAGAAATACTCGCAGGGCTTTTTCTTTATCTCCTCGATTATAAGCCATCAATCTCGATTAAGTTGCATAGCCCCAATTTCGAGGGACTCAATAATTCGCACCCCTGGGCCACTACTACCAAGTTGACTGACAATAAATGCGGCGACATTTTCTACATGCATGGGCTTCCACTTTCTCAATGCAGGAATCAACAGTGCCGCACCTTTTAATAATGGCACCGCGATCATTTCGGCAAGGCGGAAGTCCTGCCGTTTAGCTCCGTAAAAAAGAGAAGGTCGGTAAATAACCAATGTCTCAAACCCATGGTCTGTTAACCTGCTTTCCATTTCAGCCTTGGACCGCAGATAATAGCTCCCAGCTTTCGCATCAGCCCCCAATGAGCTGACGACATGTAACTCTTTTGTTCCAGCAACCTTCAAACTCTTGGCT is a genomic window containing:
- a CDS encoding helix-turn-helix domain-containing protein, giving the protein MSNVLQAEHIDRQVLHMIRTLLRSAPVNWDDCYQWAGIGLRDKGPSEFIPQVKILDIFLRVADLLDDPFFVMRYFDAEAFYFYPNLYGSVMALSENMREFEQHYEKYNQLYKMGGFTLTQGEQRGFFEVGVQVHSQHQGKVHFADFVLLFYNASLIRLSGKPLQVIKHDTMRKQVDKDLYWHHYGTKKLTLGMPSSVLYNDLEIYQRPFRQRDPQVLELIRKSADQQIQQRPSTEDLEQTVKGILVNRIGSKEISAESVASALSMSRATLFRKLKKKGLTFQKIYDDLRRDHALRLLLETRLETWKVAEVLGFSSDNNFRRFFKSYENITPYQYRKKHQPSS
- a CDS encoding DUF4345 domain-containing protein, coding for MQLNQTPHNKVTKCQKVFLIAAAVGLTPIALSYGVNPSTSLSAMFDLTIESTNGTHIFRAVMGLYLAMVTFWLMGAKNDHFTRPALLSLIVFMLGLAGGRVLSLALDGPGHWLLTGYMLTELAFGFIGIKLLQQNGKCGLKTTQPNS